From the genome of Gemmatimonadaceae bacterium, one region includes:
- a CDS encoding M48 family metallopeptidase encodes MKRIFISFALIIGTSACGISTQQEVQMGQQEAANINRQLPLVTDPEANRYINLLGDQIASRTSRGDLDWRFYIVDSREVNAFAVPGGFIYINRGLIERTENMTELAGVLGHEIGHVVRRHTVKQMEKAQGANIGVTLACVLTNVCNSQIAQAGINIAGTAVFAKFSRGDENEADIEAVSNTTRAGISPRGVVTMFEKLIAERKQGRSAVAGFFATHPGEEERIVAVQANINRIPAATLRNLTTNTTNYNSFRSRIRSLPAPRQ; translated from the coding sequence ATGAAACGAATCTTTATTTCCTTCGCGCTGATAATCGGGACATCTGCTTGCGGCATATCCACACAGCAGGAGGTTCAGATGGGTCAACAGGAGGCTGCGAATATCAATCGACAGCTTCCGCTTGTGACCGACCCCGAAGCGAACCGATACATCAATCTGCTCGGCGACCAGATCGCATCGCGTACCAGTCGCGGTGACCTGGACTGGCGCTTCTACATCGTGGACAGCCGCGAGGTGAACGCGTTCGCGGTTCCGGGAGGATTCATCTATATCAATCGGGGCCTGATCGAGCGCACTGAGAACATGACCGAGCTCGCCGGTGTGCTCGGGCACGAGATCGGACACGTCGTCAGACGGCACACCGTCAAGCAGATGGAGAAAGCTCAGGGAGCCAATATCGGAGTGACACTCGCGTGCGTTCTGACGAATGTGTGCAACAGCCAGATCGCGCAGGCCGGCATCAACATCGCCGGAACGGCCGTGTTTGCAAAGTTCAGCCGTGGCGATGAAAACGAGGCTGACATCGAAGCGGTCAGCAACACCACTCGCGCGGGAATCAGCCCACGCGGTGTGGTCACAATGTTCGAGAAGCTCATCGCGGAGAGAAAGCAGGGCCGCTCGGCGGTTGCTGGCTTTTTTGCCACTCACCCCGGTGAGGAAGAGCGCATCGTGGCCGTTCAGGCAAACATCAACCGCATTCCTGCGGCTACCCTCCGTAACCTGACGACGAACACCACGAACTACAACAGCTTCCGCTCGCGCATTCGCTCGCTGCCGGCACCGCGTCAGTAG
- a CDS encoding prepilin peptidase, whose translation MTETLWAIYSFVIGACFGSFLNVCISRWPEDLSVVSPRSRCPNCARPITALENIPLVSWILLRGRCRGCGNAISFQYPLVELSVALVWLGSYLVYGLSFTAVRVAVFATVLLGIAITDAKHYLIPDGFTAFGLLWVIVTAIVALFFPGPSPFADAPAALIGACAGAGAVAIAGWLGELMLKKEAMGFGDVTLMAVVGAAVGPARALMTIFLGAVLATVLFLGIVYPIAWLRARRLQATFEPPQVPFGVFLAPAAMIALLWGDSMLSLYRRSMGL comes from the coding sequence ATGACCGAAACGCTTTGGGCGATCTACAGCTTCGTTATCGGTGCATGCTTCGGCTCATTCCTGAATGTCTGCATCTCGCGCTGGCCCGAAGACCTCTCCGTTGTTTCACCGCGCTCGCGCTGCCCGAATTGCGCGAGACCGATTACGGCTCTCGAGAATATTCCGCTTGTCAGCTGGATCTTGCTGCGCGGGAGATGTCGCGGCTGCGGGAATGCGATCTCGTTTCAGTACCCTCTCGTCGAGCTCTCGGTGGCGCTCGTCTGGCTCGGCAGCTACCTCGTTTACGGCCTGAGCTTCACCGCCGTTCGCGTGGCGGTGTTCGCGACGGTCCTGCTCGGCATCGCGATTACCGACGCGAAGCACTATCTGATTCCCGATGGCTTTACGGCCTTCGGGCTTCTGTGGGTAATCGTGACGGCGATTGTGGCGCTGTTTTTTCCGGGTCCCTCGCCATTTGCGGATGCGCCGGCAGCGCTGATAGGCGCGTGCGCCGGAGCCGGTGCCGTGGCTATTGCGGGCTGGCTTGGCGAGCTCATGCTGAAGAAGGAGGCGATGGGATTCGGCGACGTCACTTTGATGGCAGTCGTTGGCGCTGCCGTCGGACCGGCTCGGGCTCTGATGACCATCTTTCTCGGTGCGGTGCTGGCGACCGTGCTTTTCCTCGGGATCGTTTATCCGATCGCGTGGCTCCGCGCGCGCCGCCTCCAGGCCACGTTTGAGCCGCCGCAGGTGCCGTTCGGCGTTTTTCTTGCGCCTGCAGCGATGATCGCCTTGCTTTGGGGCGATTCAATGCTGTCGCTGTACCGGCGCTCGATGGGACTCTGA
- a CDS encoding RNA methyltransferase: protein MRLLTLARDLRRRKARERQSLFVAEGVRSVEELLRSPLVVRGVLTAPQLADAPRGGALLEQIEASAIEHAKVNEAEFRGAAETDSPQGVLAIGEIPARALGTLSGVSPLRLLVLDAIQDPGNVGTILRTSAALGADATVALPGTVDLWNPKVVRSAMGAHFHSMAFHTTADDLFAFLDAESVPLWAAEAGGRGVESVEAPLRLALAVGNEGAGLSSSVRARASGAVSVPIARSVESLNVAVATAILLYQLRK from the coding sequence GTGAGACTGCTCACCCTCGCACGCGACTTAAGGCGACGGAAAGCGCGGGAACGCCAGTCGCTGTTTGTCGCCGAGGGAGTCCGATCGGTCGAAGAGCTGCTGCGCTCACCCCTTGTCGTTCGCGGTGTGCTGACCGCTCCCCAACTCGCCGACGCACCACGCGGTGGTGCACTCCTGGAGCAGATCGAGGCTTCGGCGATCGAGCACGCCAAGGTCAACGAAGCCGAGTTCAGAGGCGCTGCGGAAACCGACTCTCCTCAGGGAGTCCTGGCGATCGGTGAAATCCCGGCACGCGCCCTTGGCACGTTGTCAGGTGTTTCCCCGCTCCGCCTCCTCGTTCTCGATGCGATTCAGGATCCGGGAAACGTCGGAACCATTCTTCGCACCTCGGCTGCTCTCGGCGCCGATGCGACCGTCGCGCTGCCCGGCACTGTGGACCTCTGGAACCCCAAAGTCGTCCGCTCAGCTATGGGAGCACACTTCCATAGTATGGCATTCCATACTACCGCCGATGATCTGTTTGCGTTCCTAGATGCCGAGTCGGTTCCGTTGTGGGCGGCGGAGGCGGGTGGGAGGGGCGTCGAATCTGTGGAAGCCCCGCTGCGTCTCGCGCTGGCCGTCGGAAACGAAGGGGCCGGTCTGTCGTCTTCCGTGCGCGCGCGCGCGTCGGGGGCGGTTTCCGTCCCAATTGCTCGATCCGTCGAGTCGTTGAATGTAGCTGTGGCGACGGCGATTCTTCTCTATCAGCTCAGGAAATGA